The genomic region CAGGATCCGGATCGGCGCGGCCAGACGCCACTGCGTGGGCTGGAACTCGCGGTTGCGGTAGACCTCGTCCTCGAAGCGGATCAGCCCCTGGCAGACATCCGGAAAGCGCCAGCCCTGAGGAAGTGCTTCGAGCACCGAGGCGAAGGCGTCGGCGATCTCGCCGTCGATGTCCACCAGCTGCTCTTCGATGGTGAAGAGGCAGTCCAGCTCCTTGGCGCGCTCGCTGAGCGGCAGGGGCAGGCGGCCGGGCGTCTCGTGGACCTCGCTCATGGCCCTCCGGGGGGCTTGGGTTGGCCACTAGCTTGCGACGCGGGGCGGGCGGCGTCAAGACAGCACGGCGCTCGACCTTTCGGCCCCGGCGCGCTATAGCTTCCCTTGTGCCGCCGAAAATGTGTCTCGGGTCTCAGCGCCAAGATCTTGTGCTGTGAACAGGGTTGACACGCCGCATGGAGTGCCGGGGTGCCCGGCAGCTTGCCGCAGGGGACGTCAGACACATTTTCGGCGGCACAAGGAACGCCCACCGCGGAGGACGCATGTCGCTCTTCACCGTCAGCGCCATCCTGCTCACCCTGGCCGCGCTCTTCGGCACGCTCAACAGCCGCTGGCTCAAGCTGAACCCGGCCGTGGGGCTGCTGCTCATCAGCCTGACCAGCTCGCTGGGGGTGATGCTGATCCACTGGCTGTGGCCGGGCTTCGCGCTGGACGCGAGCATCCGCGGCTTCCTGCGCGGCATCGACTTCAACGCCGCCCTCATGCACGGCATGCTGGGCTTCCTGCTCTTCGCCGGCGCCCTGCACGCCGATCTCGACTACTTCCTCCAGCGCCGGCTGAGCATCGGGCTGCTGGCCACGGTGGGGCTGCTCATCTCGACGGCGCTGGTGGGGGTCATGGCCAAGCTGCTCTTCGGCGCGCTGGGGCTGGAGGCGTCGTGGCTGGCCTGCCTGGTCTTCGGGGCGCTGATCTCGCCGACGGACCCCATCGCCGTGATGGGCACCCTCAAGAGCCTGCACGCGCCGCCTGCGCTGGAGGCCAAGATCGCCGGCGAGAGCCTCTTCAACGACGGCGTGGCGGTCGTCGTGTTCACGGGGCTCGTCGCGCTGATCGAAAGCCACGGCGGCGGCGCGAGCGGCGGCCACGGGCACGGCGGCGAGGCGCTGGGTCCGATGGGGCTGATCTGGCTCTTCCTGCGCGAGGCGGGCGGCGGCGCCCTGCTGGGCCTGGCCGCGGGTTACGTCACCTATCGGTTGATGCTGGCCATCGACGACTACAAGGTGGAGGTCATGCTCAGCCTCGCGCTGGTCATGGGCGGCTACAGCCTGGCGGGGGCGCTGCACCTGTCGGGGCCCATCGCGGTGGTGACGGCGGGCATCTTCATCGGTAACCGCGGGCGCGCGCTGGCCATGAGCGAGACGGTGGCCGACTACCTGGAGAAGTTCTGGGAGCTGCTCGACGAGATCCTCAACGCCGTGCTCTTCCTGCTCATCGGCGTCGAGGTGCTGCTGCTCTCCTTCAGCGCGAGGAGCGCGCTGGCGGGGCTGGCCTGCATCGCGATCGTGCTGCTCGCGCGACTGGTGAGCGTGGCGCTGCCGATCGGGCTGCTGCGCTCGCGGCGGATCTTCAACCGCGGCGTGGTGCGCATCCTCACCTGGGCGGGCCTGCGCGGGGGGATCAGCGTCGCTCTGGCGCTGTCGCTGCCGCCGATCCCGGAGAAGAGCCTCATCCTCACCTGCACCTACGTCGTGGTGCTGTTCTCGATCCTGGTGCAGGGGATGACGGTCGGGCGCGTCCTGCGGCGCTACATTCAGTAGCCCTCGGCGAGATCCACCGGCCGCGGCGGCGCGCCGCGCGCGATGGCGTTCAGCAGCGCGGCCAGCGCGTCCATGCGGGCCTCCTCGCGGCCCTCGGCGTGGCTCGCGCGGTGCGGGCTCAGCACGACGTTCTCCACCCCGGCCCAGTCGCGGCGCCCCGGCGGGCAGGCGGCGCGCTCCTCCGGGACCGTGGGATACCGCCACCAGGTGTCGAGCCCCGCCGCGCCGAGACGGCCGCCGGTGAGCGCGTCGTGCAGCGCGCCTTCGTCCACGCAGGCGCCGCGCCCCACGTTGACGAACACCGCCCCGGGCTTCATGGCGGCGAAGGCGGCCGCATTCAGCAGTCCTGCGGTGGCGGGCGTGTCCGGCAGGCAGCAGACGATCGCGTCGGCCTCGGCCAGCAGCGCGCGCAACGCCGCCGTGGTCCCCGTGCGCTCCAGCCCTGGCGCGGGCTGGCCGTGGCGGGTCACGGCGTCCACCCGCATGCCGAAGGCCCGGCCGATGGCCGCCACGCGGCCGCCCACGGCCCCGTGCCCCAGCACGAGCAGCCGCGCGCCGGCCAGGCGCGCCGAGAGCGGGCCGTCGTAGCGCGGGGTCCAGTCGCCGCGCGCGAGCCGCGCGTGGGCGGGCAGCAGGCGCTTCGCCGCGGCGAGCAGCAGCGCCCAGGCGTGCTCGGCGGTGACGTCCGCGTTGAAGTGGCTGTTGTAGAGCGTCACGGCGGGGAGCATGGCGACCTGGGTCCGGTCCTGGGCCGGCACGCCGGCGTACGGAACCACCTGGAAGCGCAGGTTCCGAGCGGCGCGCAGCCAGTCGAAGGACAGGCGCCCGGCGATGACGCCGTCGCAGAGCGGCGCCAGGGCGTCGAGGTTCACGCCGGGGCCCGGGACGCGCAGGTCGATGCCGGGATCCAGGGCTGCGCGAAGTCGATCGGCGAGCGAGGCGTCGAGCGGGTGGTAGTGGAGGACGATCATGCCCCCATTCTACTCCCAACCTCCTTGTGCCGTCGAAATTGTATCTGCCCCTCTCCAGACGGCGCCTGGCCGCCCACCCCCCAGCATGCGGGGTGTCGACAATGTTCACAGCCCCAGGTCTTGGGCCGGTGGCGCGCAGCCACATTCTCGGCGGCACAAGGAAAGGGCTTCAGCGGGGCCGGCCGCAGGCCGATGCCCGGGGTAGCCTCTGATCTCTGGGAATTCCCCTTCCCGGACCTCGCCGGCCGCTCCACCCCGGGGCGGCCGGCTCTTGTTTCCGGCGACGGGCGCTCAAGATCCCCGCGGGGGCCGCCGATACCCTTCAAGCACCCGCGGCGTGGAGTCGAGGATCGATGTACATCATGAAGCGCATGGACTGGGGCATCCACACCCGTTTCACGGGCAGGGTGAGCAACGACGACATGCAGGACTGGCTCGAGGAGGCCACCCGCCTCACGGCGGGCTGGAAGGGCAAGTTCGCCATGCTGCTCGACTTCCGCGCCTGCGACTACCTCGGCGACAAGGCCAAGCAGAGCCTCGACCTGGGCCGGCGCATCTTCTTCCGGCGCGGCATGCGCCGCTCGGTGATCGTCTTCCGCGAGGCGAAGATGGCCCGCGGCTTCCGCCACGCCGCCATCCAGATGGGCTACGACGACTTCGAGCGCTACATCTGCCCGGCCATGGGCCGCGTCGACGACCTGGCCATGGACTGGTTGCTCTACGCCAAGGATCCCGGCGCGCCCGTCGCCGACTAGGCCTTCCCGACACCGCGATCCGCAAACGCCCGCCCCGACTGGCCTCGGGGCGGCGCGATGCGCTATAATGGACTCTTCCAGCACCTCGTTTTGCACCACGCGACACGACACCGAAGGAAGAGGCCATGCGGAAGACCATCCTGCTCGCGCTCGCCGCGCTGGCGATCGCCGGGGCCCTGCCCCAGCGCGCCACGGCCGGCGAGGAGATCCTGTACCAGCCCCGCCCCCTCCCCGTCTGGGGCAAGCAGAGCCGCGCGGACCTGCGGCACTCCCTCTATGCCAAGCGGCTGCCGGGCGACAAGCTCGTCGTCTTCGAGGAGCACGGCTTCACGCCCTTCCGCCTGCGCGAAGACCGCGGCGTGGCCGGCGTGACCGAGCGCTGGCGCTACCCTGCGCTGGGCCTGGAGTTCCGCTTCGACGAGAACGGCCGGCTGATCGAGCGGCGGCGCGTCCCCAAGGGCGACCGCAGCTTCGACTAGTAGAGGCTCTTGACGGCGCTCCAGCTCTGCGTTTCCGCGGACACGATGTCCGGGCAGAAGTTGCAGTTCAGCCAGTTCACCGGATTGAAAACGAAGGCGTCGCCGAGAGCGTCGATCTCGTTGAACTCCGAGTCCACCACGAGCAGCCTCCCGCTGCCCAGGGACTCGCTGTACTCCATGCAGTAGTCGTCGCCGAGCGCGTCCGCCGCCGCGACGAAGAACTCGACCCTCCCCAGGTAGCAGCGGGGGCCCGCCAGCGCCGGTGAGAACGCGAGAGCGATTCCATGGCCCGGCGTGCCGATCACGAGGGGGGTCTCCCAGTGCTGCGTGATGACCACGTCGCCGGGGACGTCCGGGAAACCCGCGATGCGGAACTCGACCGCCGTGATGGCATCGACGAAGTAGTTGAGATCGACGATGAAGTAGACGGTGGTCGACTGATACGGCGGCGCGTCGGCGGTGCAGTTTTCGTAGTCGATCACGGTGGTCATGGTGAACCAGGGCTGCGCGGCGGCGCCCGTCGCGAGCGAGCACAGGAGCGCGGCTGCTGCTAGCACGGCTTTCATGGCGTCCTCCAAGGGCAGGGCCGGACCTCGGTGAGGGGTCACAGTGGAATCATAGCATTCAAGACCCGCGGCGCCCAAATACCGCTACCCCCTGTGACCCCCGAATCTGCTACCTTCCAGCCATGCACTACCTCCTGCTCTACGAACTCGCGGACGACTACCTCGAGCGCCGGGCCGCCCTGCGCGACGCCCACCTGCGCCTGGCCTGGGCGGCCGTCGACCGCGGCGAGCTGCTGCTGGGCGGGGCGCTCACCGAGCCGGCCGACCGGGCCGTCCTCTTCTTCCGGGGCGACGGCCCCGAGGTGGCGGAGAGCTTCGCGACTGTGGATCCCTACGTGACCGAGGGGCTGGTGAAGTCCTGGTCCGTGCGGCGCTGGATGACGGTGGTGGGACCCGACGCGGCCACGCCGGTGCGGCCCGAGGGCTAGCCCTTCGCGGCGGTGAGCCGCTGGAACTCGCGCCCGATGCGCAGTGCGATCACGAGCCACACGAGCACCAGCCCCAGGTTCACCAGCGCGAACTGCCGCGCGGCGAAGCCGAGCCAGGTCGTCCCCGCGAAGACGAGCGCGGCGCTCAGCACGTCGCCCGCGCGCATGAAGAGCGTGTCGATGGCCTGCTTGGCCTTGTACTTCTCCTCGCGCGTCGTGGGCAGGAAGAGCACGCCCTTGAGCGTGTTCATCAGCGAGTAGTCCGTGGCGTTCTCGGCCGTCTTGCTCCAGCGGATGATCCCCAGCACCGGCACGAAGGCCGCCAGCGCGTAGCCCGCGAAGGCGATCACCGGCAGGATCAGCAGCGCCGCGCGCACGCCGATGTACTTGAGGATGCGGCTCACCAGGAAGAGCTGCACCACGAGGCTGGCCGCATTGACGACACCGTAGAAGTCCCCGTAGAAGCGGCCGATGCTGTCGTTCACGAAGCCCGCCGGCGCGCCGGGGGTAGCCGCGGCCGCCGCCCGCGCCGCCTCGCTCACCACCTTGCCGAGGATGTACTCGCCCGTGCTGTTCACCCAGTTCAGCAGCAGGATGAGCAGCGCGATCAAGAGCAGGTAGCGGCGGCCGAAGACGAGCCGGTAGGGGTTCTCGTCGCCCATGGGCTCCTCGGCCTGCTTCGCCACCGCCGGCCGCCGGTCCGACGCGCGCGCGTCGACCCAGTTGGTGAAGACGAGACTGACGAGCAGCACGGCGCCCGCCACCAGCAGCGAGCCCATCAGGCCCAGCGGCGCGATCAGGCCCTTCACGCTCGTCGCGCCGAAGACCGCGCCGGCCGACGCGCCGAAGCCCAGGATCGCGAACAGGCGCTTGCCCTGCTCGGGCGTGTAGAGATCGTTGGCGAAGCTCCAGAACTGCGCCACCAGCGACACGCTGAAGATCCCTATCCACAGGAAGAAGGGTACGCCCAGGGGCAGGGTGGTGGAGGTGCCGAGCAGCCAGAAGGCCACCAGGCAGGCGGCGAAGAAGAGCGTCACGCCGTTGAGCAGGCGTCGCCGGGGCAGGCGCGAGGCGAGTCGCGCGTAGGCCGGCACGAAGAGCAGCAGGAGCAGCGTCTGCCCGGCCGACATGTAGCTCTTCAGTTCGGCGCCGCCGGGCGCGGCGAGGATCAGCGCCTCGCGTACCGGCTTCATGATGTAGTAGCTCGTCAGCAGCAGGAAGACGTTCACCGCGAGCAGCAGCGCCGACAGGCCCTCGCCCGCCCGCACCTCGGCGAAGAGGCCGAGGAAGCGGTCGAGCGCGCTGCGACGTTCCGCGCCCATCAGCGGTCCACCGCCACCACGCGCCCGCTGGCCCGCGCGAGGTAGCAGGTCACCGTGCGGCTCCAGCCGTCGCCGCGATCCACCTGACACTGCACTTCTACATACGTGGGTGCGGAGGTCGGTGGCACCGCCTTGCCCCGCGCGAAGCCCGGCAGCGCGGACAGCGCGACGTTCGTGGCCGCCAGGTCCATCCACTCGCCCTGCTCGACCACGCGGCGATCGGCGCGCACGGTGGCGAGCCGCGCGCGGTAGCGCGTGCCGGCGGCGGGGTAGATGCCGCGTTCCACGCCGAGGTCGCGCCAGAGCACCACGCCTTCCACCTGCGAGAAGAAGTCCAGGGGCGGGGTCTCGTCGAAGGCGACCTTCGCGATGATGTCGCGCCGCTCGCCGAGCACGCGCGCCACGACGTCGGCGGCCGCGGGGTCCACGTAGCGGCCGGCGGTCACCGCCGCGCGCAGCTGCTCGTCGGTGAAGGCGCTGATGATCTTGGCGGCCCAGTAGGCGTCACGGGGCGTGCAGTCGGCGAAGGCGCTGTTGGGGCGCAGGGGATCGAAGGCCCAGGGGTCGAAGTCCTGCGCCGTCCAGTAGCCGAGGCCCGGCGCCGCGGCCGGCCGCTCGAGACGGCGCCAGGCGTCCTCGTG from Candidatus Latescibacterota bacterium harbors:
- a CDS encoding hydroxyacid dehydrogenase, whose amino-acid sequence is MIVLHYHPLDASLADRLRAALDPGIDLRVPGPGVNLDALAPLCDGVIAGRLSFDWLRAARNLRFQVVPYAGVPAQDRTQVAMLPAVTLYNSHFNADVTAEHAWALLLAAAKRLLPAHARLARGDWTPRYDGPLSARLAGARLLVLGHGAVGGRVAAIGRAFGMRVDAVTRHGQPAPGLERTGTTAALRALLAEADAIVCCLPDTPATAGLLNAAAFAAMKPGAVFVNVGRGACVDEGALHDALTGGRLGAAGLDTWWRYPTVPEERAACPPGRRDWAGVENVVLSPHRASHAEGREEARMDALAALLNAIARGAPPRPVDLAEGY
- a CDS encoding YciI family protein, with the protein product MHYLLLYELADDYLERRAALRDAHLRLAWAAVDRGELLLGGALTEPADRAVLFFRGDGPEVAESFATVDPYVTEGLVKSWSVRRWMTVVGPDAATPVRPEG
- a CDS encoding MFS transporter; the protein is MGAERRSALDRFLGLFAEVRAGEGLSALLLAVNVFLLLTSYYIMKPVREALILAAPGGAELKSYMSAGQTLLLLLFVPAYARLASRLPRRRLLNGVTLFFAACLVAFWLLGTSTTLPLGVPFFLWIGIFSVSLVAQFWSFANDLYTPEQGKRLFAILGFGASAGAVFGATSVKGLIAPLGLMGSLLVAGAVLLVSLVFTNWVDARASDRRPAVAKQAEEPMGDENPYRLVFGRRYLLLIALLILLLNWVNSTGEYILGKVVSEAARAAAAATPGAPAGFVNDSIGRFYGDFYGVVNAASLVVQLFLVSRILKYIGVRAALLILPVIAFAGYALAAFVPVLGIIRWSKTAENATDYSLMNTLKGVLFLPTTREEKYKAKQAIDTLFMRAGDVLSAALVFAGTTWLGFAARQFALVNLGLVLVWLVIALRIGREFQRLTAAKG
- a CDS encoding sodium:proton antiporter, translated to MSLFTVSAILLTLAALFGTLNSRWLKLNPAVGLLLISLTSSLGVMLIHWLWPGFALDASIRGFLRGIDFNAALMHGMLGFLLFAGALHADLDYFLQRRLSIGLLATVGLLISTALVGVMAKLLFGALGLEASWLACLVFGALISPTDPIAVMGTLKSLHAPPALEAKIAGESLFNDGVAVVVFTGLVALIESHGGGASGGHGHGGEALGPMGLIWLFLREAGGGALLGLAAGYVTYRLMLAIDDYKVEVMLSLALVMGGYSLAGALHLSGPIAVVTAGIFIGNRGRALAMSETVADYLEKFWELLDEILNAVLFLLIGVEVLLLSFSARSALAGLACIAIVLLARLVSVALPIGLLRSRRIFNRGVVRILTWAGLRGGISVALALSLPPIPEKSLILTCTYVVVLFSILVQGMTVGRVLRRYIQ